A region of Chitinophaga horti DNA encodes the following proteins:
- a CDS encoding ABC transporter substrate-binding protein, with translation MYTDINLVAVGRLRNERGHDKMVFRYNQQEGIPTLDPAFAKTQAIIWAIHQLYNTLVEPDSLLNIVPSLAKSWDVSADRLTYTFHLRDDVYFHDNEAFPGGKGRKMTAADVVYSFRRLMDPSVASTGAWVFNDKIDPKQGFRALDDTTFQLTLLHPFHPIMGILSMQYCSIVPHEVITKYGKDFRKHPCGTGPFQFHFWDEGQALVLHKNPRYFETDASGNRLPYVDAVQVSFVDSKGTEFLLFRQGQLDFVNEVEPSFKDEVLTKTGILKKEWEGKIVLEKTPLLNTEYFGILMDTANQHAKNSPLKQRLLRQAINYGLDRRKMMTYLRNNIGRPANSGFVPYGLPSFDAEKVKGYEYNPAKALELLAQAGYPNGRRLPPIKLLSIPNYSDMANFAANQLQAIGIPLAIEIVQKGTLIDQVSKSQLPFFRGSWIADYPDAESYLAMFYSRNPAPPNYTRYNNPAFDKLYEQAIRENNDSLRYTLYQQMDRMIVADAPVIPIFYDEVMHLLQPNVKGLVNNGLNMLELRTVRLR, from the coding sequence ATGTATACAGATATTAACCTTGTTGCTGTTGGCCGGCTGCGGAATGAACGGGGGCACGACAAAATGGTGTTCCGCTATAACCAGCAGGAGGGCATTCCCACGTTAGACCCCGCCTTTGCCAAAACGCAGGCCATTATCTGGGCCATTCACCAGTTGTACAATACCCTTGTGGAGCCGGATAGTCTGCTGAACATCGTGCCCTCGCTCGCTAAAAGCTGGGACGTATCTGCCGACCGCCTTACTTACACCTTTCACCTGCGGGATGATGTGTACTTTCATGACAACGAGGCCTTTCCCGGCGGCAAAGGCCGTAAGATGACAGCTGCCGACGTCGTGTACAGCTTCCGGCGGCTGATGGACCCGTCCGTTGCATCCACCGGCGCCTGGGTGTTCAATGATAAGATCGATCCGAAGCAAGGTTTTAGAGCCCTTGACGATACTACGTTTCAGCTCACCTTACTGCACCCGTTCCACCCGATCATGGGCATCCTGAGCATGCAATATTGTTCCATCGTGCCGCACGAAGTGATCACGAAATACGGCAAAGACTTCCGCAAACATCCCTGTGGTACCGGCCCTTTCCAGTTTCATTTCTGGGACGAGGGGCAGGCACTGGTGCTGCATAAAAACCCGCGTTACTTCGAAACTGATGCTTCCGGCAATCGCCTTCCGTATGTAGATGCGGTGCAGGTAAGTTTTGTGGACAGTAAAGGGACGGAATTTCTCCTGTTCCGCCAGGGCCAGCTGGACTTTGTGAATGAAGTGGAGCCATCCTTTAAAGATGAAGTGCTTACTAAAACGGGCATACTCAAAAAGGAGTGGGAGGGCAAGATCGTACTGGAAAAAACGCCTTTGTTGAACACCGAATACTTTGGGATACTGATGGATACCGCTAATCAGCACGCGAAGAACTCGCCCCTGAAGCAGCGGTTGTTGCGGCAGGCCATCAATTATGGGTTGGACCGCCGCAAGATGATGACCTACCTGCGGAACAACATTGGCAGGCCCGCCAACTCCGGGTTTGTGCCGTACGGGCTGCCTTCATTTGATGCAGAAAAAGTGAAAGGGTACGAGTATAATCCGGCTAAGGCGCTGGAGCTGCTCGCACAGGCAGGTTATCCGAATGGGAGACGACTACCACCTATTAAACTGCTGTCCATCCCCAACTACTCCGACATGGCCAACTTTGCGGCCAACCAGCTGCAGGCGATCGGTATTCCCTTAGCGATAGAAATTGTGCAGAAAGGCACTCTCATCGACCAGGTATCCAAATCCCAGTTACCGTTTTTCCGCGGGAGCTGGATCGCCGATTACCCTGATGCGGAGAGCTACCTGGCCATGTTCTATAGCCGCAATCCCGCGCCGCCGAACTATACACGCTACAACAACCCTGCGTTCGACAAGCTGTACGAACAAGCCATCCGCGAGAACAACGACAGCCTGCGTTACACCCTTTACCAGCAAATGGACCGTATGATCGTGGCCGACGCGCCGGTAATACCGATCTTCTATGACGAGGTGATGCATCTGCTGCAACCAAATGTTAAAGGTTTGGTAAATAATGGGTTAAACATGCTGGAGCTGCGTACGGTGCGCCTGCGGTAA
- a CDS encoding acyl-CoA desaturase, protein MIAILTFLCVHWFLSLFFHTFFLHRYASHQMYTTSKGWERFFYLCTWFFQGSSYLIPRAYGTMHRMHHEYSDTEHDPHSPHFFKDVWTMMVRTREIYNDFATRKIVVDEKFTKDPLPEWDALDRFGDHNITRLVFALGYIGFYVAFAPHWAYFLLLPIHFLIGPVQGAVVNWCGHKYGYSNFDNGDKSKNTSPWGILLMGELFQNNHHKFKDSPNFAKKWYEFDPSFAVMKMMHAVGIIKLKPVPVRAH, encoded by the coding sequence ATGATTGCAATTCTGACCTTCCTTTGCGTGCACTGGTTTTTGTCTCTCTTCTTCCACACGTTTTTCCTGCACAGGTATGCATCTCACCAAATGTACACGACCAGCAAAGGCTGGGAGCGTTTCTTCTACCTGTGTACCTGGTTTTTCCAGGGTTCTTCCTACCTGATTCCCCGTGCTTACGGTACGATGCACCGTATGCACCATGAATATAGCGATACCGAACACGATCCACATTCTCCCCACTTCTTTAAAGACGTATGGACGATGATGGTGCGCACCCGCGAGATTTATAATGACTTTGCTACCCGGAAGATCGTGGTGGACGAGAAGTTTACCAAAGATCCGCTGCCTGAGTGGGATGCACTGGACCGTTTCGGCGATCATAATATTACCCGCCTCGTATTTGCACTGGGTTATATCGGCTTTTATGTAGCGTTCGCGCCACACTGGGCGTACTTCCTGTTGCTGCCTATTCACTTCCTGATCGGACCTGTACAGGGCGCAGTAGTGAACTGGTGTGGTCACAAATACGGTTATAGCAACTTTGATAACGGCGATAAATCTAAAAATACTTCCCCCTGGGGCATTCTGCTGATGGGTGAACTTTTCCAGAATAACCACCACAAGTTTAAGGACAGCCCGAACTTCGCAAAGAAATGGTATGAGTTCGATCCTTCTTTTGCGGTGATGAAAATGATGCATGCTGTAGGCATCATCAAACTGAAACCAGTTCCCGTTAGAGCACACTGA
- a CDS encoding polysaccharide deacetylase family protein, giving the protein MNPLKKVYYQGVKMMNLAVLKKLYRGHIILPYHHLVNDGEVPHIKHLYPWKGTKAFEADLDYLAANFTAITLPEILTCVREGRPIPDNTFLLTFDDGLREVKEVIAPMLQRKGLPAIFFLNSAFVDNKELFYQFKISLLIEALEKQTYSPATLAEIRRIVQEPAGSPVDALIRHIRQIKYGERAICDKLAQVMNISFADYLKNVRPFMNSDEIQTLVNQGFSIGGHSIDHPFYPPLTLEEQLRQTTTSVDFVANRFNLDYKVFAFPHYDTGLSKTFFDTLLSGPNPRIDLIFGTANHKMDMSPRILHRFNCERPSVGIEEQVKGILAYGVLHSWAGKNKVVRI; this is encoded by the coding sequence ATGAACCCCCTGAAGAAAGTTTACTACCAAGGCGTAAAGATGATGAATCTCGCAGTACTGAAAAAGCTGTACCGCGGGCATATAATATTACCGTATCATCACCTGGTGAACGATGGGGAAGTGCCACATATCAAACACCTCTATCCCTGGAAGGGTACCAAAGCCTTTGAGGCCGATCTCGATTACCTGGCGGCAAACTTTACTGCGATCACACTGCCGGAAATCCTTACGTGCGTGCGCGAAGGTCGCCCTATTCCCGACAACACCTTCCTGCTTACCTTCGACGATGGATTGCGGGAGGTGAAAGAAGTGATTGCGCCTATGCTGCAACGTAAAGGGCTACCCGCAATATTTTTCCTTAATTCTGCTTTTGTTGATAATAAAGAACTGTTCTACCAGTTTAAAATCAGTTTACTGATTGAAGCGCTGGAGAAGCAAACGTATAGTCCTGCCACACTCGCCGAGATCCGCCGCATTGTGCAGGAGCCTGCGGGCAGTCCTGTAGATGCGCTGATCCGCCACATCCGCCAGATCAAGTATGGCGAGCGCGCTATTTGTGATAAGCTGGCCCAGGTAATGAACATCTCTTTCGCCGATTACCTGAAGAATGTACGTCCATTCATGAACAGCGATGAAATTCAAACACTTGTTAACCAGGGCTTCAGCATTGGCGGGCATAGCATCGATCATCCCTTTTATCCGCCATTAACGCTGGAAGAGCAACTGCGTCAAACCACTACCTCTGTTGACTTTGTGGCCAACCGTTTCAATCTCGATTACAAAGTATTCGCCTTTCCGCACTACGACACCGGCTTAAGCAAAACCTTCTTCGACACACTGCTAAGTGGTCCTAATCCACGCATCGATCTCATTTTCGGCACTGCTAATCATAAGATGGATATGTCTCCCCGCATTCTGCATCGTTTTAACTGCGAGCGGCCTTCCGTAGGCATCGAAGAGCAGGTGAAAGGGATACTTGCTTATGGTGTGTTACACTCATGGGCGGGGAAGAATAAGGTGGTGCGGATTTAA